One Gimesia sp. DNA segment encodes these proteins:
- a CDS encoding DUF5009 domain-containing protein, with translation MTQNTPNSESHEPETIPLQKTPETESVTPPAIPPETAEKEQQEQKQGKTPPVSQRLTSLDAYRGFVMLAMASGGLYIANAVRNSPEILQQYDGTQWESSWKYLWQTLSYQLSHVEWTGAGFWDLIQPSFMFMVGVSMPFSVRKRKQKGDSTLRIWGHAIFRSVLLVALGVFLSSRSGPHTNFTFANVLCQIGLGYLVVFFYVNRSFVTQLIGVVTILGGFWFFFYQYMPAEAELTAVKNYLTEVKHLDESEWTQFSGFGEPWNKHTNAAASVDRRLLNQFPRYEEPYQGQKFWVNHGGYQTLNFIPSIATMLFGLMAGQLLMSNRLDKMKVKWLLQAGLICFVISMLLDTSIWPVNIEQWEWHLVPIVKRIWSPGWAIFSAGWAFWFLAVFYWIIDVKGYKKWAFPFVVVGMNSIAMYIMAQLIRPWIQKSLEMHLTTVDKMTGWSVAGSLFSSDCPYAPIAVSATVLFVLWLICLWMYLQRIFIKI, from the coding sequence ATGACACAAAATACTCCGAATTCAGAGTCACACGAACCGGAAACCATACCTCTGCAGAAAACTCCGGAAACTGAGTCTGTCACACCACCGGCGATTCCTCCTGAAACCGCTGAAAAAGAACAGCAGGAACAGAAGCAGGGAAAAACACCTCCGGTCAGTCAGCGTCTGACGTCTCTGGATGCGTACCGTGGATTTGTCATGCTGGCGATGGCCTCAGGAGGACTGTACATCGCCAACGCGGTGCGGAACTCACCTGAAATTCTGCAGCAGTATGATGGTACCCAGTGGGAATCCTCGTGGAAGTATCTCTGGCAGACACTCTCCTACCAGTTGAGTCATGTCGAGTGGACCGGTGCCGGATTCTGGGACCTGATTCAGCCCTCTTTCATGTTCATGGTTGGCGTTTCGATGCCCTTTTCGGTACGCAAGCGAAAGCAGAAGGGCGATTCCACGCTCCGCATCTGGGGGCATGCCATTTTTCGATCGGTGCTCCTTGTGGCTCTGGGAGTCTTTCTCTCTTCTCGCTCGGGCCCTCACACCAATTTCACTTTTGCGAATGTTCTCTGCCAGATCGGCCTGGGTTATCTGGTGGTCTTCTTTTATGTAAACCGGTCTTTTGTGACGCAGCTGATTGGCGTCGTCACCATTCTGGGAGGTTTCTGGTTCTTTTTCTATCAATACATGCCTGCAGAGGCAGAGTTGACTGCGGTCAAGAACTACCTGACTGAAGTCAAACATCTGGACGAATCGGAGTGGACTCAGTTTTCCGGCTTTGGAGAACCGTGGAATAAACACACCAATGCCGCTGCGTCCGTGGATCGTCGGTTGCTGAACCAGTTCCCCCGCTACGAAGAGCCCTATCAGGGACAGAAATTCTGGGTAAACCACGGCGGCTATCAGACGCTCAATTTTATTCCGTCCATTGCCACCATGCTGTTCGGCCTGATGGCCGGACAACTGTTGATGTCCAACCGCCTGGATAAAATGAAAGTCAAATGGCTGCTGCAGGCGGGGTTGATCTGTTTCGTGATATCGATGTTGCTGGATACTTCAATCTGGCCGGTTAATATCGAGCAATGGGAGTGGCACCTGGTACCGATCGTCAAACGGATCTGGTCCCCCGGCTGGGCAATATTCAGTGCCGGCTGGGCCTTCTGGTTCCTGGCAGTATTTTATTGGATTATCGATGTCAAAGGTTATAAAAAGTGGGCCTTCCCCTTTGTGGTCGTTGGCATGAATTCAATTGCCATGTACATCATGGCGCAGTTGATTCGTCCCTGGATTCAAAAGTCGCTCGAGATGCATCTGACCACGGTCGATAAAATGACCGGCTGGTCTGTGGCCGGTTCACTGTTCAGCTCAGATTGTCCCTATGCCCCAATCGCCGTATCTGCGACCGTTCTGTTTGTACTGTGGCTGATCTGTCTCTGGATGTATCTGCAGCGGATCTTTATCAAGATTTGA
- the queF gene encoding preQ(1) synthase — translation MSEADSPRSLLETFENPYPNRDYVMETVCPEFTSVCPKTGQPDFGTLIITYIPDQVCFELKSLKLYLQSYRNVGAFYEDVTNRIMDDLVAVTDPRWLELRAEFTPRGGISSTITVSHHKAGNEE, via the coding sequence ATGAGTGAAGCCGATTCTCCACGCAGCCTGCTGGAAACGTTCGAAAACCCCTACCCCAACCGTGACTATGTCATGGAAACGGTCTGTCCCGAATTTACCTCGGTCTGCCCCAAAACCGGTCAGCCTGACTTCGGCACACTGATCATTACTTACATCCCCGATCAGGTCTGTTTCGAACTGAAATCACTCAAGCTTTACCTGCAGAGCTATCGCAACGTAGGTGCCTTCTACGAAGACGTGACCAACCGCATTATGGATGACCTGGTTGCAGTCACCGATCCGCGTTGGCTCGAACTGCGAGCAGAATTTACTCCCCGGGGCGGGATCAGCAGTACCATTACTGTGTCGCACCACAAAGCGGGTAATGAAGAGTAA
- a CDS encoding GntR family transcriptional regulator codes for MQILTLTKYIKADLIARLSRDELSPDALKLAALSDHYQVSVTPIYHAINELIEEGYLYREKNRRLCVNQEKMSDAQTAAKSHQPAPPEDHFKRITDDLLTMSLNGESVFLREMASAKKYDISRTSLRNIFNRLAGDGMLEHVPRRGWKLRSFNQHDLDAFIEVRVVLELKALDLAKENLDKRVLQKILDGNQVPETDEEPLQIDNSLHEYLIKQSDNYYIISFFDRHGRYFDLLFLWESNDRDAAIQEIQQHQRILTALINEDWTTAREELEFHLRSNHPVLSQLKR; via the coding sequence ATGCAGATTCTGACTCTCACCAAATACATCAAAGCCGACCTGATCGCCCGGCTGTCGCGGGATGAACTGTCCCCCGATGCGCTAAAGCTGGCGGCACTCTCAGACCATTATCAGGTGAGCGTTACCCCAATCTATCATGCGATCAATGAATTGATTGAAGAAGGGTATCTCTATCGGGAAAAGAATCGGCGGCTGTGCGTCAATCAGGAGAAAATGAGCGATGCCCAGACCGCGGCGAAGTCCCACCAACCGGCGCCTCCCGAAGATCATTTCAAACGTATTACCGATGACCTGCTCACGATGAGCCTGAATGGCGAATCCGTGTTTCTGCGGGAAATGGCGTCGGCGAAAAAGTATGATATCAGCCGCACCAGTCTGCGGAATATCTTCAATCGGCTGGCCGGTGACGGAATGCTGGAGCATGTCCCTCGCAGAGGCTGGAAACTGCGTTCATTCAATCAACACGATCTCGATGCCTTCATTGAGGTTCGCGTGGTCCTCGAGCTCAAGGCACTGGATCTGGCGAAGGAGAACCTTGATAAACGCGTGCTGCAGAAAATACTGGACGGCAACCAGGTTCCCGAGACTGATGAGGAACCGCTGCAGATCGACAACAGCCTGCACGAATATCTGATCAAACAGTCGGACAACTATTACATCATCAGTTTTTTTGATCGACACGGTCGTTATTTCGACCTGCTGTTTCTCTGGGAATCGAACGACCGCGACGCAGCCATCCAGGAGATCCAGCAACATCAGCGAATCTTGACCGCACTCATCAATGAAGACTGGACGACCGCCCGCGAAGAGCTGGAATTCCACCTCCGCAGCAATCACCCGGTCCTCTCGCAGCTTAAACGCTGA
- a CDS encoding NADAR family protein, translating to MAICFYTRNDEYGAFSNFSPHGVEIDGLWWPSVEHYFQAQKFSDPEYRERIRTAPNSKQAALLGRSRKVKLRDDWETVKEEIMSAAVLKKFQTHLELKALLLSTGDEAIVENAPGDYFWGCGQDGTGLNRLGVILEQVRDVLRQGLNSDQK from the coding sequence ATGGCGATTTGCTTCTACACCCGCAACGACGAGTATGGTGCGTTTTCGAACTTCTCGCCACATGGGGTCGAGATAGACGGGCTCTGGTGGCCGAGCGTCGAACACTATTTTCAGGCGCAGAAATTCAGTGATCCGGAATACCGGGAACGGATCAGAACAGCCCCTAATTCGAAACAGGCGGCCCTGCTGGGACGCAGTCGCAAGGTCAAACTCCGCGACGACTGGGAAACAGTCAAAGAGGAGATCATGTCGGCAGCCGTACTCAAGAAATTCCAGACGCACCTCGAATTGAAAGCACTTTTGCTCTCCACGGGTGATGAGGCAATTGTGGAAAACGCCCCCGGTGACTATTTCTGGGGTTGCGGACAGGACGGGACCGGTTTGAATCGTCTGGGGGTGATCCTGGAGCAGGTACGCGATGTACTCAGACAGGGACTCAACTCAGATCAGAAATGA
- a CDS encoding DUF1501 domain-containing protein, with amino-acid sequence MQNELNLLQQEVTRRQFFRRNATGIGAVALGSLLNSDLDAGPADSVLPSHFPGKAKRVIYLFMHGGPSQMELFDYKPRLRELNASPLPDSVRGDQRLTGMTSNQKSFPVAAPNQFQFQRHGESGTWVSDALPHLAKVIDDVCVIKSMHTEAINHDPAVTLMQTGHQQPGRPSFGAWSSYGLGSENQNLPAFVVLISDGSASRPADPLYARLWGTGFLPSSHQGVNFRKNGDPVLYLSNPSGLTDASRRSMLDSLAMLNQRQFETYRDPEIQTRIAQYEMAYRMQTSVPDLTDFSNESEQTFDLYGEASRKPGTYAANCLLARRMAERGVRFIQLYHRGWDQHYNLPSDLRLQCGDIDQPTAALLTDLKQRGLLDDTLIIWGGEFGRTIYSQGTLTSTDYGRDHHGRCFTMWLAGGGIKPGISYGATDDFCYNIAENPVHVHDLNATLLHCMGLNHERLIYKHQGRDYRLTDVHGTVINEILS; translated from the coding sequence ATGCAGAACGAACTCAACCTGCTCCAACAGGAAGTCACCCGCCGGCAGTTTTTCCGCCGCAATGCCACAGGCATTGGTGCGGTTGCACTGGGATCACTGCTCAATTCGGATCTCGATGCAGGTCCTGCTGACTCGGTGCTACCCTCCCATTTTCCGGGGAAAGCGAAACGTGTGATCTACCTGTTCATGCACGGCGGTCCCTCGCAGATGGAACTCTTCGACTATAAACCGCGTCTCAGGGAATTGAATGCGAGTCCGCTACCCGACTCGGTCCGCGGTGATCAACGGCTGACGGGTATGACTTCAAATCAGAAATCGTTCCCGGTCGCAGCGCCGAACCAGTTCCAGTTCCAACGGCATGGCGAGAGTGGCACCTGGGTCAGCGATGCACTGCCGCACCTGGCGAAGGTGATCGATGATGTCTGCGTGATTAAGTCGATGCACACAGAAGCGATCAATCACGACCCGGCAGTCACACTGATGCAGACTGGACACCAGCAACCGGGACGTCCCAGCTTTGGTGCATGGTCCAGTTACGGACTGGGCAGCGAGAACCAGAACCTGCCCGCGTTTGTGGTATTGATCTCCGACGGCAGTGCATCCCGCCCCGCAGATCCCCTGTATGCCCGACTGTGGGGCACCGGATTTCTGCCTTCGAGTCACCAGGGAGTCAACTTCCGGAAGAACGGCGATCCGGTACTCTATCTCTCCAATCCGTCCGGTCTCACCGACGCCAGTAGACGAAGTATGCTGGACAGCCTTGCGATGTTGAATCAAAGGCAGTTTGAAACCTATCGCGATCCGGAAATCCAGACCCGCATCGCGCAATACGAGATGGCTTACCGCATGCAGACCTCCGTTCCTGACCTGACCGACTTTTCGAATGAAAGTGAGCAGACATTCGACCTCTATGGTGAGGCTTCCCGTAAACCGGGAACCTACGCCGCCAACTGCCTGCTGGCCCGACGGATGGCAGAGCGGGGTGTGCGGTTCATTCAACTCTATCACCGGGGCTGGGACCAGCATTACAATCTGCCCAGCGACCTGCGCCTGCAGTGCGGCGACATCGACCAGCCAACCGCAGCACTGCTTACTGATCTCAAACAGCGAGGACTACTGGACGACACACTGATCATCTGGGGCGGCGAATTTGGACGCACGATTTACAGTCAGGGTACACTCACCAGCACCGATTACGGCAGAGATCATCACGGCCGCTGCTTCACCATGTGGCTGGCCGGCGGCGGCATTAAGCCGGGCATATCCTACGGCGCGACAGACGATTTCTGTTACAACATCGCCGAGAACCCGGTTCACGTACACGATCTCAACGCAACCCTATTACATTGCATGGGTCTGAATCACGAACGCCTGATATACAAACACCAGGGCCGGGATTACCGTCTGACTGACGTGCATGGGACGGTGATTAATGAAATTCTGTCATAA
- a CDS encoding DUF1553 domain-containing protein has product MHNSLPIALMPLIFSLWGVSLLHGAEESEPGQIEFNRDIRPILSEKCLHCHGPDAATREADLRLDDQENAIRPRDGYRIIDRQHPHQSELAKRLITTDDSLKMPPIDSGKELSPAEIDLLKRWIATGAAYQQHWSFIPPRRPDLPEVKDQTWVRNPIDRFVLARLQQEGLKPSPRADKATLCRRLSLDLIGLPPTLEELDAFLQDDSPQALENLIDRLLSSPHYGEHRARYWLDAARYADTSGYFTDEEWEMWHWRDWVIDAFNRNLPFDQFTIEQLAGDLLPDPTQKQLIATGFHRNHMTTRETGIIDEEYRVEYIVDRLDTTSTVWMGLTMGCARCHDHKYDPISQKEFYQLFAFFNNTPETGNTRTAGNAQPVLQIPSPDYKDKELKLQNELQTLEQQHQQNETKLARLQTEWEQQIAATLKSPPTEKLILHDPLDDLNQNQTFKAIGNVENNAGFLGTGAQFDGTALLESHQQLPLDRHTPFSIAAWIKPASGGPICILSQNDDRQQLRGFDIMLRKGKLCVHLIHAWNSNAIQVVTDGSISTGRWQHLLVSYDGSSTAAGIRIYLNGALQSTSAPYDSLTSSITTDEPFRLGRRSTSAFYKGNLDELRIYSRTLSAEEARQLADSQFLTATLAVPREKRTQQQQEALRTYFLNTAAPEEFRGTEQALEKKRSQLARLRKQIPSTMVMQENKEPRVTFILERGVYNHPGEKVNARVPAVLPGFRDEFPTNRLGLARWLTSPEHPLTARVYVNRLWQQMFGVGLVKTVEDFGSQGEWPSHPELLDWLAVEFRESDWDVKHLIKLIALSATYQQSSRGTSELYERDPENRLLSRGPRFRLDAETVRDNALHISGLLVAKQGGPSVKPYQPLGLWEAVSYDGDVTYQQDSGDGLYRRSLYTYWKRQSPPPGLMAFDAPTRETCTVRRPRTNTPLQALVLMNDPTYLEAARVLATRTLKQEGTESEHIAFLFRSATSRSPDKREQQILTRLLQKQQKIYHSAPSAARQLIQVGEAPIEATIPDTELAAWSMLASTILNMDETVTKH; this is encoded by the coding sequence ATGCATAATTCATTACCGATAGCTTTAATGCCCCTGATCTTCTCTCTCTGGGGAGTATCACTGCTTCACGGAGCAGAGGAGAGCGAACCTGGACAAATCGAGTTCAATCGTGACATCCGGCCGATCCTTTCTGAGAAATGTCTGCACTGTCACGGGCCCGATGCGGCGACCCGCGAAGCCGATCTCCGTCTGGATGACCAGGAAAACGCAATTCGCCCCCGTGATGGCTACCGCATTATTGATCGTCAGCATCCCCACCAGAGTGAGTTAGCCAAACGGCTGATCACCACAGATGATTCTCTCAAAATGCCCCCCATTGATTCCGGTAAGGAACTGTCGCCAGCGGAAATTGATTTGCTCAAACGCTGGATCGCAACGGGAGCCGCCTATCAGCAGCACTGGTCTTTCATTCCGCCCCGACGTCCAGACCTGCCTGAGGTTAAAGATCAAACCTGGGTACGAAACCCGATCGACCGTTTTGTCCTGGCTCGTCTGCAACAGGAAGGTCTCAAGCCGTCTCCCCGGGCTGATAAAGCGACACTCTGTCGGCGGCTCTCACTGGATCTGATCGGCCTGCCTCCCACGCTGGAGGAACTGGACGCCTTCCTGCAGGACGACTCACCACAGGCCCTGGAAAACCTGATCGACCGCCTGCTCAGCTCGCCGCATTATGGCGAGCATCGTGCTCGCTACTGGCTCGACGCAGCCCGCTATGCAGATACCAGCGGTTATTTCACTGATGAAGAGTGGGAGATGTGGCACTGGCGGGACTGGGTTATCGACGCTTTCAACCGGAACCTGCCTTTCGATCAGTTTACGATCGAGCAGCTGGCCGGTGACCTGCTCCCCGATCCGACTCAAAAACAGCTGATCGCCACAGGTTTTCATCGCAATCATATGACGACCCGCGAGACAGGAATCATCGATGAAGAGTACCGCGTGGAATACATCGTCGACCGCCTCGATACGACGTCCACGGTTTGGATGGGGCTCACCATGGGCTGCGCCCGCTGTCACGATCACAAATACGATCCGATCTCACAGAAAGAGTTCTACCAGCTCTTCGCCTTCTTCAACAATACCCCCGAGACCGGCAACACCCGCACTGCAGGTAATGCACAACCGGTTCTGCAGATCCCGTCCCCGGACTATAAGGACAAAGAACTGAAACTGCAGAACGAATTGCAAACCCTCGAGCAGCAGCATCAGCAGAACGAAACGAAGCTCGCTCGACTCCAAACGGAATGGGAACAACAGATTGCTGCGACGCTGAAATCCCCTCCGACCGAGAAACTGATTCTCCACGATCCCCTGGACGATCTGAACCAAAACCAGACATTCAAGGCCATCGGCAACGTCGAAAACAACGCCGGCTTTCTGGGAACGGGTGCGCAGTTTGACGGAACGGCCTTGCTGGAAAGTCATCAGCAACTCCCCCTCGATCGGCACACGCCCTTTTCCATCGCTGCCTGGATCAAACCCGCTTCGGGGGGCCCGATCTGCATTCTTTCTCAGAATGACGATCGACAACAACTCCGGGGCTTCGACATCATGCTCCGTAAAGGAAAGCTCTGCGTCCACCTGATCCACGCCTGGAACAGCAATGCGATTCAGGTGGTGACCGACGGCAGCATCAGTACCGGTCGCTGGCAGCATCTACTCGTCAGCTACGACGGCTCGTCGACAGCAGCGGGAATTCGCATCTATCTGAATGGTGCTTTGCAAAGTACCTCTGCCCCCTACGACAGCCTTACCTCCAGCATTACAACTGATGAACCCTTTCGCCTCGGCCGCCGTTCGACCAGTGCCTTTTATAAGGGCAACCTCGATGAGCTGCGAATCTACAGCCGCACGTTAAGTGCAGAAGAAGCCAGGCAACTCGCCGATTCGCAATTCCTGACCGCCACTCTCGCGGTCCCCAGGGAGAAACGCACGCAACAACAGCAGGAGGCACTACGAACCTACTTCCTCAACACGGCAGCCCCTGAGGAATTCCGTGGTACGGAACAGGCTCTGGAGAAGAAACGCAGTCAACTCGCCCGCTTGCGCAAGCAGATCCCCTCAACGATGGTGATGCAGGAAAACAAGGAACCACGAGTGACCTTTATTTTGGAGCGGGGCGTTTACAATCATCCGGGTGAAAAAGTAAACGCCAGGGTCCCCGCCGTCCTGCCAGGCTTCCGTGATGAATTTCCGACGAATCGTCTCGGACTGGCCCGCTGGCTCACCAGTCCTGAACACCCATTAACAGCTCGCGTCTATGTAAACCGGCTCTGGCAACAGATGTTTGGCGTCGGCCTGGTCAAAACGGTCGAAGACTTCGGTTCGCAGGGAGAATGGCCCAGTCATCCGGAACTACTTGACTGGCTGGCTGTCGAATTTCGTGAAAGCGACTGGGATGTCAAACACCTGATCAAGCTCATCGCGCTTTCAGCGACTTATCAGCAGTCTTCTCGCGGCACCAGTGAACTCTATGAGCGCGATCCCGAAAACCGGCTGCTCTCACGCGGCCCCCGCTTCCGACTCGATGCAGAGACGGTCCGGGACAATGCACTGCACATCAGCGGTCTGCTCGTAGCAAAGCAGGGGGGACCAAGCGTCAAACCTTATCAGCCGCTAGGACTCTGGGAAGCGGTCTCCTACGATGGCGATGTCACCTATCAACAGGATTCGGGAGACGGGCTGTACCGTCGCAGCCTCTATACTTACTGGAAACGACAGAGTCCTCCTCCCGGGCTGATGGCCTTCGATGCTCCGACTCGCGAAACCTGTACTGTTCGTCGTCCCCGCACCAATACACCACTCCAGGCTCTGGTACTGATGAATGATCCGACTTACCTCGAAGCGGCCCGAGTACTGGCAACACGCACATTAAAACAGGAGGGAACGGAATCGGAACATATCGCTTTCCTGTTCCGTTCTGCCACCAGCCGTAGTCCCGATAAGCGGGAACAGCAGATTCTGACACGCCTGCTCCAGAAGCAACAGAAGATCTATCACTCCGCCCCCAGTGCAGCACGACAGTTGATCCAGGTTGGTGAAGCCCCCATTGAGGCGACGATTCCGGACACGGAACTGGCGGCCTGGAGCATGCTCGCCAGCACGATTCTCAACATGGATGAGACCGTCACGAAACACTAA
- a CDS encoding GDSL-type esterase/lipase family protein, with protein sequence MNPIVYHIASGQAFFTGCTLILLAALLSLSQSKLARRGMGLAFLLGVIAVVVSSTPLPWWLYGVLGIVTLIWLLVQFRKPNQRGLSYVVIVVWLAAVGWELPFHLLPHVDPVDKRSLTVIGDSVTAGLGDPQTTTWPVLLNHEHGLTVQDLSRVGATVSSARKQVAQTRIESHLVLLEIGGNDILGSTTPAEFETGLEQLLAELAAPGRQLVMLELPLPPFYNSFGLIQRKLASKYGVKLVPKGGFLSVLADGGATLDSIHLSQAGQQQMADEVWEIVGPAYQTE encoded by the coding sequence GTGAATCCGATTGTCTATCACATTGCCTCCGGTCAGGCATTCTTCACTGGCTGCACACTGATTTTGCTGGCAGCTCTCCTGTCACTGAGTCAATCAAAGCTGGCCCGACGCGGGATGGGCCTTGCGTTTCTGCTGGGAGTGATCGCGGTGGTTGTCTCGTCAACTCCCCTGCCCTGGTGGTTGTATGGCGTATTGGGAATTGTGACCCTGATCTGGCTGCTGGTACAGTTTCGAAAGCCGAATCAGCGGGGACTATCGTATGTGGTAATCGTCGTCTGGCTGGCTGCAGTGGGTTGGGAACTTCCGTTTCACCTGCTGCCGCATGTCGATCCGGTGGACAAGCGGAGTTTAACAGTGATTGGTGATTCGGTCACTGCTGGCCTGGGGGATCCACAGACGACAACCTGGCCGGTACTTCTGAACCACGAACACGGGCTGACTGTGCAGGATCTGTCACGAGTGGGGGCGACTGTCTCCTCGGCGCGAAAGCAAGTCGCGCAGACCCGGATCGAATCACATCTAGTTTTGCTGGAGATCGGTGGAAACGATATTCTGGGCTCGACCACGCCAGCGGAATTCGAAACCGGTCTGGAGCAGCTATTAGCGGAACTGGCTGCACCGGGGCGTCAACTGGTGATGCTGGAACTGCCGCTGCCTCCCTTTTACAACAGCTTTGGACTGATTCAGCGAAAACTCGCTTCAAAATATGGTGTCAAACTGGTGCCGAAAGGGGGCTTTCTGTCCGTCCTGGCAGATGGAGGGGCGACGCTGGACAGTATCCATCTTTCCCAGGCCGGCCAGCAGCAGATGGCGGATGAGGTTTGGGAGATCGTGGGCCCAGCTTATCAGACTGAGTGA
- a CDS encoding zinc-dependent alcohol dehydrogenase family protein, with product MHTRAAVLYEMEKSTPYAESKPLVIEELQLDDPGPGEVLVELAGAGLCHSDLSTIDGSRPRVMPMVMGHEASGIVREVGPGVHDLQPDDHVVFSFVPLCGHCIPCATGRPALCEPGAKANTAGTLLSGHRPFRNAAGEEIYHHLGVAAFSEYTVVAQESLIKIDSQLPLSTATLFGCAVMTGVGAVVITAKVEPGSSVAVFGLGGVGLSTIMGARAAGAEAIFAVDLLPEKLELAAQVGATHLINAGKEDPVMLLKDLMQGVDYTFESVGNEQVLQQAYAATKRGGTTVTIGLPHPAKMFSIPAVSLVAEERTIKGSYMGSAVPRRDLPRFIAMYQAGLLPVDKLLSRTIQLDEINSAFDNLATGAAVRQVITFEK from the coding sequence ATGCACACTCGCGCCGCTGTGTTGTATGAAATGGAGAAGTCGACTCCGTATGCCGAGTCGAAACCGCTGGTGATTGAAGAGCTGCAACTGGACGACCCCGGTCCGGGGGAAGTGCTCGTAGAACTCGCGGGCGCCGGTCTCTGTCACTCCGATCTATCGACTATCGACGGCTCGCGGCCCCGGGTGATGCCGATGGTGATGGGGCATGAAGCGAGCGGCATCGTTCGCGAAGTCGGTCCCGGCGTACATGACCTGCAACCTGATGATCACGTGGTCTTTTCTTTTGTCCCGTTGTGCGGCCACTGTATTCCCTGCGCCACCGGTCGTCCCGCGTTGTGTGAACCTGGTGCGAAAGCCAATACCGCCGGCACTCTTCTTTCGGGACACCGTCCTTTTCGCAACGCTGCGGGAGAGGAGATCTATCACCACCTCGGCGTCGCAGCCTTTTCTGAATATACGGTCGTGGCCCAGGAATCATTGATCAAGATCGATTCACAACTCCCCTTGAGTACCGCCACCCTGTTTGGCTGCGCGGTCATGACCGGCGTGGGAGCCGTCGTCATTACAGCCAAAGTGGAACCGGGTTCCAGCGTTGCCGTCTTCGGTCTGGGAGGCGTAGGCTTGAGCACGATCATGGGAGCCCGTGCCGCGGGTGCCGAAGCGATCTTTGCCGTGGATCTGCTCCCCGAGAAACTCGAACTGGCAGCCCAGGTCGGTGCAACACATCTGATCAATGCCGGGAAGGAAGACCCCGTCATGCTGCTCAAGGATCTCATGCAGGGTGTAGATTACACTTTCGAAAGCGTCGGCAACGAACAGGTCCTGCAGCAGGCCTATGCTGCCACAAAACGGGGAGGTACCACGGTCACCATCGGTCTGCCGCACCCAGCGAAAATGTTTTCCATTCCCGCAGTCAGTCTGGTCGCAGAGGAACGCACCATCAAAGGTTCCTACATGGGTTCAGCCGTTCCGCGGCGGGATCTACCACGTTTCATCGCCATGTATCAGGCGGGCCTGCTCCCCGTCGACAAGCTGCTCTCGCGCACGATTCAACTGGATGAAATCAACTCCGCCTTCGATAACCTCGCCACCGGAGCCGCAGTCCGGCAGGTGATTACGTTTGAGAAGTAA